The following coding sequences lie in one Miscanthus floridulus cultivar M001 chromosome 9, ASM1932011v1, whole genome shotgun sequence genomic window:
- the LOC136481896 gene encoding cytochrome P450 94B3-like, with product MICFYMLWLAACCLLLLLYSVRFSRSGCSHGSGPRSYPVIGCLVAFYQNRWRLLDWYTELLAASPTQTIVVDRLGARRTVVTANPANVEHILKSNFGNYPKGKPFTDILGDLLGTGIFNVDGELWYAQRKLVSHEFSARALRNLEFAVLEDEARERLVPALSLAVARGDAAVVDMQDLLRRFSFDVICRVSLGVDPGCLDPALPEAPRLAAAFDAASGIIARRGAAAVAAVWKAKRALDVGSERRLREEIRVIHEAVMDLIHIRKKERGLQQAQEVNAGGRRSDLLSRMIECGYPDEAIRDMVISFIMAGRDTTSSALTWFFWLLTRHRDVEREVLRDITTATGGHAAGGQGKMRVLHAALCETMRLYPPVAWDSKHTAAGDVLPDGTRVERGDRVTYFQYGMGRMESIWGADAADFSLQRWLSLPEDNATPAAVAGMSPFKYPVFQAGPRTCLGKEMAFVQMKFVASTVLRRFELVPLDEGRVPVFLPLMTAHMAGGLNVTVRSRGGEPTIATAAASSGNSN from the coding sequence ATGATCTGTTTTTACATGCTGTGGTTAGCGGCgtgctgcctcctcctcctcctgtacaGCGTCCGATTCAGCAGGTCCGGCTGCAGCCATGGCAGCGGGCCCAGGAGCTACCCAGTGATCGGGTGCCTGGTCGCCTTCTACCAGAACCGGTGGCGGCTGCTGGACTGGTACACTGAGCTGCTGGCGGCGTCGCCGACGCAGACGATCGTGGTGGACCGGCTGGGCGCGCGGCGGACCGTGGTGACAGCGAACCCGGCCAACGTGGAGCACATCCTCAAGAGTAACTTCGGCAACTACCCCAAGGGGAAGCCCTTCACCGACATCCTCGGCGACCTGCTGGGCACGGGGATCTTCAACGTCGACGGCGAGCTGTGGTACGCGCAGCGGAAGCTGGTGAGCCACGAGTTCTCGGCGCGCGCGCTCCGGAACCTGGAGTTCGCCGTGCTCGAGGACGAGGCGCGGGAGCGGCTCGTCCCCGCGCTGTCCCTGGCCGTGGCGCGGGGCGACGCCGCCGTGGTTGACATGCAGGACCTGCTCCGCCGCTTCTCCTTCGACGTCATCTGCCGTGTGTCCCTGGGCGTTGACCCCGGGTGCCTGGACCCGGCATTGCCCGAGGCGCCCAGGCTGGCCGCGGCGTTCGACGCGGCGTCCGGGATCATCGCCAGGCGAGGCGCCGCGGCCGTGGCCGCCGTGTGGAAGGCGAAGCGCGCGCTGGACGTGGGCTCCGAGCGCCGGCTGCGCGAGGAGATCAGGGTCATCCACGAGGCCGTCATGGACCTCATCCACATCCGCAAGAAGGAGCGCGGCCTGCAGCAGGCGCAGGAGGTCAACGCCGGCGGGCGGAGGAGCGACCTGCTGTCGCGGATGATCGAATGCGGGTACCCGGACGAGGCGATCCGCGACATGGTGATCAGCTTTATCATGGCCGGCCGCGACACCACGTCGTCGGCGCTGACGTGGTTCTTCTGGCTGCTCACCCGCCACCGCGACGTGGAGCGGGAGGTCCTGCGGGACATCACCACGGCCACGGGCGGCCACGCCGCGGGCGGTCAGGGCAAGATGCGCGTGCTCCACGCGGCGCTGTGCGAGACGATGCGTCTGTACCCGCCCGTGGCGTGGGACTCGAAGCACACGGCGGCGGGGGACGTGCTCCCCGACGGCACCCGCGTGGAGCGCGGCGACCGCGTCACCTACTTCCAGTACGGGATGGGGCGGATGGAGTCCATCTGGGGCGCCGACGCCGCGGACTTCAGCCTGCAGCGCTGGCTGTCCCTGCCGGAGGACAACGCGACCCCCGCCGCGGTGGCCGGCATGTCGCCGTTCAAGTACCCGGTGTTCCAGGCGGGCCCGCGGACGTGCCTGGGCAAGGAGATGGCCTTCGTGCAGATGAAGTTCGTAGCCAGCACCGTGCTCCGAAGGTTCGAGCTCGTCCCCCTCGACGAGGGCCGCGTGCCGGTGTTCCTGCCGCTGATGACGGCGCACATGGCCGGCGGGCTCAACGTGACGGTGAGGAGCAGAGGCGGCGAACCTACCATTGCCACCGCTGCGGCGTCGTCTGGGAATTCGAATTGA